One window from the genome of Tachysurus vachellii isolate PV-2020 chromosome 5, HZAU_Pvac_v1, whole genome shotgun sequence encodes:
- the hace1 gene encoding E3 ubiquitin-protein ligase HACE1: protein MMERAMEQLNVQLNRLTRSLRRARTVELPEDNETAVYTLMPMVMADQHRSVSELLLNSKFDVNYAFGRVKRSLLHIAANCGSVECLVLLLKRGANPNYQDISGCTPLHLAARNGQKKCMGRLLEYNADVNICNNEGLTAIHWLAVNGRTELLHDLVQHVSNVDVEDAMGQTALHVACQNGHKTTVLCLLDSGADINRPNVSGATPLYFACSHGQRDTAQILLLRGAKYLPDKNGVTPLDLCVQGGYGETCEILIQHHGRLFQTLIQMTQNEDLKENMLRQVLEHVSQQNDSSYQRILTSLAEVATTNGHKLLSLSSSYEAQMKSLLRIVRIFCHVFRLGPSSPNTGVDMAYNGNKTPRSQVFKPLELLWHSLDEWLVLISTELDKKCGDTASSSPGSDIASLLMKQREASPSVVVDAPDLLPSSLDPEVVMKTPKAYVDGQDVISMTANRLSAVIQAFYMCCSCQMPQGMTSPRFIEFVCKHDEVLKCFVTRNPKIIFNHFHFLLECPELMSRFMHIIKGQPFKDRCEWFYEHLLAGQPDSDMVHRPVNENDILLIHRESIFRSSCEVVSKFTNEKLKQGIAVRFHGEEGMGQGVVREWFDILSNEIINPDYALFTQSADGTTFQPNSNSSVNPDHLNYFRFAGQILSLALYHRQLVNIYFTRSFYKHILGIPVNYQDVSSIDPEYAKNLQWILDNDISDLGLELTFSVETDVFGAMEEVPLKPGGSGIQVTQDNKAEYVQLVTELRMTRAIQPQINAFLQGFHTFIPPSLIQLFDEYELELLLSGMPEIDVMDWKRNTEYTSGYDLEEPVIQWFWEVVEGLTQEERVLMLQFVTGSSRVPHGGFAFLMGGSGLQKFTIAAVPYTSNLLPTSSTCINMLKLPEYPSKDVLRDRLLVALHCGSYGYTMA, encoded by the exons ATGATGGAAAGGGCGATGGAGCAGTTAAACGTACAGCTGAACCGGCTGACGCGTTCTTTACGCCGCGCCAGGACAGTGGAGCTCCCTGAAG ACAATGAGACAGCTGTCTACACACTCATGCCTATGGTGATGGCTGATCAACACAG ATCAGTCTCAGAATTGCTCTTGAACTCTAAGTTTGATGTCAACTACGCATTTGGACGAGTGAAGAGAAGCCTTCTTCATATAGCTGCCAA CTGTGGGTCAGTGGAATGTTTAGTCCTTTTACTGAAGCGAGGAGCAAACCCAAACTACCAGGACATCTCGGGATGTACACCACTCCATTTGGCAGCAAGAAATGG GCAGAAGAAGTGCATGGGTAGACTGTTGGAGTATAATGCAGATGTCAACATCTGTAACAACGAAGGCCTAACTGCT ATTCACTGGCTGGCGGTTAACGGGAGAACGGAACTGCTTCATGACTTGGTGCAGCATGTATCCAATGTGGATGTGGAGGATGCCATGGGCCAGACAGCCTTACATGTGGCCTGCCAGAATGGACACAAGACT ACAGTGCTTTGCCTTCTGGACAGTGGAGCCGACATCAATAGGCCCAACGTCTCTGGAGCGACCCCTCTCTACTTTGCTTGCAG CCATGGCCAGCGGGACACAGCACAAATTCTGCTCCTCAGGGGTGCCAAGTACTTGCCGGACAAGAATGGAGTCACCCCGCTTGACCTATGTGTGCAG GGTGGTTATGGTGAAACATGTGAGATTCTTATACAGCATCATGGAAGGCTGTTTCAGACACTCATTCAGATGACACAGAATGAGGACTTAAAGGAGAACATG CTCAGGCAGGTTCTTGAGCATGTATCTCAGCAGAATGACTCCAGTTATCAGAGAATCCTTACCAGCCTGGCTGAGGTAGCCACCACCAATGGGCACAAGCTGCTCAG TTTGTCTAGTAGTTATGAGGCCCAGATGAAGAGTCTGCTCAGAATAGTGCGTATCTTCTGCCACGTTTTCCGCCTGGGTCCCTCGTCCCCTAACACTGGCGTTGACATGGCATACAATGGGAACAAAACCCCACGCAGTCAGGTCTTCAAG CCTCTGGAGTTGCTGTGGCACTCTCTGGATGAATGGCTGGTGCTCATCTCCACAGAGCTGGATAAAAAGTGTGGAGACACCGCCTCGTCTTCTCCAGGAAGTGACATTGCCTCGCTCCTAATGAAGCAGCGGGAGGCAAGTCCCTCTGTTGTTGTCGATGCCCCTGACCTTCTGCCCTCCTCACTGGATCCTGAGGTGGTAATGAAGACACCTAAGGCTTATGTAGATGGACAGGACGTCATCTCCATGACTGCCAACCGGCTGAGTGCAGTAATCCAGGCCTTCTATATGTGCTGCTCCTGCCAGATGCCACAAGG CATGACGTCTCCGCGTTTCATCGAGTTTGTTTGCAAGCATGATGAAGTACTTAAGTGTTTTGTAACCAG GAACCCAAAGATTATATTTAATCACTTCCATTTCCTGCTGGAATGTCCAGAGCTCATGTCTCGCTTCATGCACATAATCAAAGGCCAG cCATTTAAGGACAGGTGTGAGTGGTTTTATGAGCATCTCCTGGCTGGACAGCCAGACTCAGATATGGTCCATCGGCCCGTCAACGAGAATGACATTTTACTGATTCACAGAG AGTCCATATTCCGCAGCAGCTGTGAGGTCGTGTCCAAGTTCACCAATGAGAAGCTCAAGCAAGGCATCGCCGTACGCTTTCATGGTGAAGAGGGAATG ggtcAGGGGGTGGTGAGAGAGTGGTTTGACATTCTCTCTAATGAGATCATCAATCCAGACTATGCACTGTTCACACAATCAGCAGATG GTACTACATTTCAGCCCAACAGTAACTCCTCTGTCAACCCAGACCATCTGAACTACTTTCGGTTTGCAGGTCAAATCCTCAGCCTGGCCCTATACCATCGACAGCTGGTGAATATATACTTCACCCGCTCCTTCTATAAGCACATACTGG GTATCCCAGTGAATTATCAGGATGTGTCTTCGATTGATCCTGAATATGCCAAGAACCTGCAGTGGATTCTGGACAATGACATCAGTGACCTGGGCCTGGAGCTCACCTTTTCTGTGGAGACTGATGTATTTGGAGCCATGGAAGAAGTTCCACTCAAACCAGGAGGAAGTGGGATTCAGGTTACTCAAGATAACAAG gctGAATATGTGCAGCTTGTAACAGAGTTGAGGATGACTCGAGCCATTCAGCCTCAAATCAATGCTTTCCTGCAGGGCTTCCACACCTTTATTCCACCCTCACTCATTCAGCTCTTTGATGAGTATGAACTG gagctACTGCTGTCTGGCATGCCAGAGATTGATGTGATGGACTGGAAGAGAAACACAGAGTATACAAGTGGCTATGACCTCGAGGAGCCAGTCATCCAG tGGTTTTGGGAAGTAGTGGAGGGTCTCACTCAGGAGGAGAGGGTTCTCATGCTACAGTTTGTCACTGGGAG TTCCCGTGTTCCACATGGTGGTTTTGCTTTTCTTATGGGTGGCAGTGGCTTACAGAAGTTCACCATCGCTGCTGTACCCTACACATCCAACTTATTGCCTACCTCTAGTACCTG TATAAACATGCTGAAACTCCCAGAATACCCCAGCAAGGACGTCCTGCGTGACCGGCTGCTGGTTGCACTACATTGTGGAAGCTATGGTTACACCATGGCATGA